In Pseudomonas rhizosphaerae, one DNA window encodes the following:
- a CDS encoding YkgJ family cysteine cluster protein: MICREGCGACCIAPSISSPIPGMPFGKPAGQRCVQLSLDNLCALFGLPERPAVCAAFNADPEVCGDSDQDAVRILGWWEQMTA; the protein is encoded by the coding sequence ATGATATGCCGCGAAGGCTGTGGCGCCTGCTGTATTGCCCCCTCCATCAGTTCGCCCATTCCTGGTATGCCCTTTGGCAAGCCGGCTGGGCAGCGCTGTGTGCAGCTGTCCCTGGACAATCTGTGTGCCCTGTTCGGTCTTCCCGAAAGGCCGGCAGTATGCGCAGCGTTCAATGCCGATCCCGAGGTGTGCGGTGACAGCGATCAGGATGCCGTGCGCATTCTGGGTTGGTGGGAACAGATGACCGCATAG
- a CDS encoding translation initiation factor 2 — MRRLALLVFCLNLGVFAVPGVQAQTSDSLASAATRAAGAGEPATKAVAAAKKPAAKKPAVRKKAAKSRSRKESDVIATPVPKANLDLSLPKDMVKDLKPPTQPVNAAVQPTPLAEPAPKPILPAFFSDKGSEDFQLNGRLLNNEMQLQRRSDGREVEGAALDFNFKQ; from the coding sequence ATGCGTCGTCTTGCATTGCTGGTCTTCTGCTTGAATCTGGGCGTCTTTGCAGTGCCCGGCGTTCAGGCGCAGACGTCGGACTCTCTAGCGTCTGCTGCCACGCGCGCGGCGGGTGCTGGAGAGCCCGCTACCAAGGCCGTCGCTGCGGCGAAAAAGCCTGCTGCGAAAAAACCGGCCGTGCGTAAAAAAGCCGCCAAGAGCCGCTCGCGCAAGGAATCGGATGTCATCGCCACACCCGTGCCCAAGGCCAACCTGGACCTGAGCCTGCCCAAGGATATGGTCAAGGACCTCAAGCCGCCGACACAGCCGGTCAACGCTGCGGTGCAACCGACGCCGCTTGCCGAACCTGCGCCCAAACCCATTCTTCCGGCTTTTTTCAGCGACAAGGGCAGCGAGGATTTCCAACTCAATGGCCGTTTGCTGAACAACGAGATGCAGTTGCAGCGGCGCAGTGACGGCCGTGAAGTCGAGGGCGCCGCGCTGGACTTCAATTTCAAGCAATGA
- a CDS encoding PLP-dependent aminotransferase family protein encodes MTNLLLYQRIAQQLADDIRRGVYQPGERVPSVRKMSAQLNVSHATVLQAYANLEDQGLIRARPQSGYYVHQTPALTAPTPDIARVERPGLVTRSSIIQQVLDESRREGVFPLGAAVPHVEFLPVRALHQQLAKVTRFQSPRAFSYMFSPGFEPLRRQVAIRMRDAGVVVDPSEIVITHGCVDALQMSLRVLTRPGDLIAAESPTYYGLLQLADLLGLKVIEIPSDPFTGISLEALQLAANQWSIKALVLTPRLSNPLGGTMPEERMKQLLRLSSDFDIQIVEDDIYGELMFEQGKSKALKAFDRLGHVIYCSSFSKTLSPGVRIGWMIAGKYQAEVQRLQTFSTHSACSVTQMGVASYLENGGYDRHLRYIRQEYRKNLSAFQLAVQQHFPEGTQITRPTGGFILWVSLPGRVNTQELHVRALEQGISIAPGLIFSNTEQFNHCVRLNCGVPWNREAERALATLGVLARQLCQESGVSY; translated from the coding sequence ATGACCAACCTCTTGCTTTACCAGCGTATCGCCCAGCAATTGGCCGATGACATCCGTCGAGGCGTCTATCAGCCAGGTGAGCGCGTGCCCTCGGTACGCAAGATGAGCGCCCAGCTCAATGTCAGCCATGCCACGGTGTTGCAGGCCTACGCCAACCTCGAGGACCAGGGGTTGATCAGGGCGCGGCCGCAGTCTGGCTACTACGTGCATCAAACGCCTGCGCTGACCGCACCGACGCCAGACATTGCCAGGGTGGAGCGGCCCGGGTTGGTCACGCGCAGCAGCATCATCCAGCAGGTATTGGACGAGTCCCGTCGCGAGGGCGTGTTTCCGCTCGGGGCAGCGGTGCCCCATGTCGAATTCCTGCCGGTGCGGGCGCTACATCAGCAGTTGGCCAAAGTCACCCGCTTCCAGAGCCCGCGGGCTTTCAGCTACATGTTCAGCCCAGGGTTCGAACCGTTGCGCCGGCAAGTGGCAATCCGTATGCGTGATGCAGGGGTGGTGGTCGACCCCTCGGAAATCGTGATTACCCACGGTTGCGTGGATGCGTTGCAGATGAGCCTGCGCGTACTCACTCGGCCCGGCGACCTCATCGCGGCCGAGTCGCCCACCTACTATGGCTTGTTGCAACTGGCAGACCTGCTCGGGCTCAAGGTCATCGAGATCCCCAGCGACCCGTTCACCGGCATCAGCCTGGAAGCGCTGCAGCTGGCTGCCAACCAGTGGTCGATCAAGGCGCTGGTACTGACGCCGCGGTTGAGCAATCCCTTGGGTGGGACCATGCCTGAAGAGCGTATGAAGCAGCTGTTGCGGCTGTCTTCGGATTTCGATATCCAGATCGTCGAAGACGATATCTATGGCGAATTGATGTTCGAGCAGGGCAAGAGCAAGGCGCTGAAGGCGTTCGATCGATTGGGTCACGTCATCTACTGCTCCAGCTTCTCCAAGACATTGTCGCCCGGTGTGCGGATCGGCTGGATGATCGCCGGCAAGTACCAGGCGGAGGTCCAGCGGCTGCAGACGTTCAGTACGCACTCGGCCTGCAGCGTCACGCAGATGGGCGTTGCCAGCTACCTCGAGAACGGTGGCTACGACCGGCACCTGCGTTACATCCGGCAGGAATACCGCAAGAATCTCAGTGCCTTTCAGCTGGCCGTGCAGCAGCACTTTCCTGAGGGCACGCAGATCACGCGGCCTACGGGCGGTTTCATTCTGTGGGTCAGCCTGCCGGGACGGGTCAATACCCAAGAGCTGCATGTGCGTGCGTTGGAGCAGGGCATCAGCATTGCGCCTGGGCTGATCTTCAGCAATACAGAGCAGTTCAACCACTGCGTTCGGCTCAACTGCGGTGTGCCGTGGAACCGCGAGGCCGAACGCGCGCTGGCGACGCTTGGTGTCCTGGCCCGGCAATTGTGCCAGGAGTCTGGGGTTTCCTATTGA
- a CDS encoding OmpA family protein — protein sequence MRIGLVLAAGLMTVGCSTQRANSEAVQRAETAFQAVRDDSSVLRSAPKDVIRAGESLARAERLSSYWGTGSDAQHYAYLSERYSEIARERSEQMLNQQRLTKMQMDLQRLQLALRDSKLESVQQQGKWLEEQILALANVESDRGLVMTLRDVLFDTGEAQLKPQANRTILKLVQFLQLNPKRVVRIEGYTDNTGEKAFNLQLSTERAQSVADTLVDLGIDESRIQVQGYGDAYPVDANASERGRAQNRRVEIVFSNAKGEMALPRG from the coding sequence ATGCGCATTGGGTTGGTACTGGCCGCCGGCTTGATGACGGTGGGCTGCTCCACTCAACGTGCCAACAGCGAGGCAGTGCAGCGTGCCGAAACCGCTTTCCAGGCGGTGCGCGATGATTCCAGCGTGCTGCGCAGCGCGCCCAAGGACGTCATTCGTGCGGGCGAATCACTGGCCCGCGCCGAGCGACTGTCCAGCTATTGGGGTACCGGCAGCGACGCCCAGCATTATGCCTATCTGAGCGAGCGCTACAGCGAGATCGCTCGCGAGCGCAGTGAGCAGATGCTGAACCAGCAACGCCTGACCAAAATGCAGATGGACCTGCAGCGCCTGCAATTGGCACTGCGTGACTCCAAACTGGAAAGCGTGCAGCAGCAGGGCAAATGGCTGGAAGAACAGATTCTGGCGCTGGCCAACGTCGAGTCCGACCGCGGGCTGGTGATGACGTTGCGCGATGTGTTGTTCGATACGGGTGAAGCGCAGCTCAAGCCGCAGGCCAATCGCACGATTCTCAAGCTCGTGCAGTTCCTGCAGCTCAATCCCAAGCGCGTGGTGCGTATCGAAGGCTATACCGATAACACCGGCGAGAAGGCCTTCAACCTGCAGCTATCGACCGAGCGAGCACAGTCGGTGGCCGACACACTGGTCGACCTTGGGATCGATGAGTCGCGTATCCAGGTACAGGGTTATGGCGACGCCTATCCGGTGGACGCGAATGCCTCGGAACGCGGCAGGGCGCAGAACCGACGGGTCGAGATCGTCTTTTCCAACGCCAAAGGTGAAATGGCACTGCCACGGGGTTGA
- a CDS encoding DUF4398 domain-containing protein, protein MNIQAMTAGSLLLLLAGCAADPAPTQQLRLADQTVEQARAVGATDDNQAMKLAIDKLAQARAQMANGNFKGARLNTEQAELDARLAEDQLLTAKGQEQIKALDARIQRLRKQLGDMQ, encoded by the coding sequence GTGAACATTCAAGCTATGACCGCAGGCTCGCTGCTCTTGCTGCTTGCCGGTTGCGCCGCTGACCCGGCGCCCACGCAGCAATTGCGCCTGGCCGATCAGACCGTCGAGCAGGCACGCGCCGTCGGTGCCACAGATGACAATCAGGCCATGAAACTGGCGATCGACAAACTCGCCCAGGCCCGTGCGCAAATGGCCAATGGAAACTTCAAGGGCGCTCGGCTCAACACCGAACAGGCCGAACTGGATGCTCGCCTGGCCGAGGATCAATTATTGACCGCCAAGGGGCAAGAACAGATCAAGGCGCTGGATGCGCGCATCCAGCGCTTGCGCAAACAATTGGGAGACATGCAGTGA
- a CDS encoding substrate-binding periplasmic protein yields MTGQGKLRRAGLCMVAVLLPLVAQGAGKCERLVASGSPDAPPYLWRDSQDPERLIGVNADLLQQVAGQIGIKVDILYAGKRSQALEEVRSGRMDLLVDAPLAVAELESLDYVHPALVPNDYLIWTLRSVPLTYRSLADLHGHTGAISAKARPTQAFATLAAEHLKLTHTENLQQAFSKLARRQVEYVIAGRYSGAAMAQAQGLDEQLQSSELPVDRPGLYLALSHDSACNDPWLRGQLAKKMTELTASGVPAEVFSRNVERWKAQQPPAPAVPTQ; encoded by the coding sequence ATGACCGGACAAGGCAAACTTCGCCGCGCGGGCCTGTGTATGGTCGCGGTGCTGCTGCCGCTGGTGGCACAGGGGGCCGGGAAGTGCGAGCGACTGGTGGCCAGTGGCAGCCCTGACGCACCACCCTATCTGTGGCGGGACTCCCAGGACCCCGAGCGTTTGATCGGGGTCAACGCCGACCTGCTGCAGCAGGTAGCGGGCCAGATAGGCATCAAGGTCGACATTCTCTATGCGGGCAAGCGTTCGCAGGCGCTGGAGGAAGTGCGTAGCGGGCGCATGGATCTGCTGGTGGATGCGCCATTGGCCGTGGCTGAACTTGAATCTCTGGACTATGTGCATCCGGCACTGGTCCCGAACGATTACCTGATATGGACCCTGCGTTCGGTGCCATTAACCTACCGCAGCCTGGCCGACCTGCACGGCCACACCGGGGCGATCTCGGCCAAGGCACGACCAACCCAGGCGTTCGCAACGTTGGCCGCCGAGCACTTGAAGCTCACCCACACCGAAAATTTGCAACAGGCTTTCAGCAAGCTCGCGCGGCGCCAGGTCGAATACGTGATTGCCGGACGCTATTCCGGTGCGGCAATGGCACAGGCGCAAGGTCTGGACGAGCAACTGCAGAGCAGCGAACTGCCTGTCGACCGCCCCGGCTTGTACCTGGCGCTGTCTCACGACTCCGCCTGCAACGATCCCTGGCTGCGCGGACAGCTGGCTAAAAAAATGACAGAATTGACCGCTTCAGGTGTTCCGGCCGAAGTGTTTTCGCGCAATGTCGAGCGTTGGAAAGCCCAGCAGCCGCCTGCGCCTGCAGTACCCACACAGTAG
- a CDS encoding electron transfer flavoprotein subunit alpha/FixB family protein produces MTILVIADYVTEGQVNTGVAPSTLNTVAAAQKIGGDIHVLVAGVQVASVAEAAAKIAGVSKVLVADNAAYAHQLPENVAPLIVELASGYTHVLSAATANGKNILPRVAAALDVDQISEIISVESPDTFKRPIYAGNAIATVQSSAAIKVITVRATGFDAVAAEGGSASVEAVGAAHDTGKSSFVGEELAKSDRPELTAAKIVVSGGRGMQNGDNFKHLYTLADKLGAAVGASRAAVDAGFVPNDMQVGQTGKIVAPQLYIAVGISGAIQHLAGMKDSKVIVAINKDEEAPIFQVADYGLVADLFEAVPELEKLV; encoded by the coding sequence ATGACTATCCTGGTTATCGCTGATTATGTAACCGAAGGTCAGGTCAACACCGGTGTTGCGCCTTCGACCCTGAACACCGTGGCCGCTGCGCAGAAAATCGGCGGCGACATCCATGTGCTGGTCGCCGGCGTGCAGGTCGCCAGTGTCGCCGAAGCCGCGGCCAAGATCGCGGGCGTGAGCAAGGTGCTGGTGGCGGACAACGCGGCCTATGCGCACCAGTTGCCTGAGAACGTCGCGCCGCTGATCGTCGAGCTGGCATCGGGTTACACCCATGTGCTGTCCGCCGCGACCGCCAATGGCAAGAACATTCTCCCGCGCGTGGCTGCTGCATTGGATGTGGACCAGATTTCCGAGATCATCTCGGTCGAGTCGCCGGACACCTTCAAGCGTCCGATCTATGCAGGCAACGCGATTGCCACCGTGCAGTCGAGCGCTGCGATCAAGGTCATCACCGTGCGTGCCACCGGCTTCGATGCCGTGGCTGCCGAAGGGGGTTCTGCCTCCGTCGAAGCGGTAGGTGCGGCGCACGATACCGGCAAGTCGAGCTTCGTCGGCGAAGAGCTGGCCAAGTCCGATCGTCCCGAACTGACTGCTGCCAAGATCGTCGTGTCCGGTGGTCGTGGCATGCAGAACGGTGACAACTTCAAGCACCTCTACACCCTGGCCGACAAGCTGGGCGCTGCCGTGGGTGCGTCGCGTGCGGCGGTAGATGCCGGCTTCGTGCCCAACGACATGCAGGTTGGGCAGACGGGCAAGATCGTCGCGCCGCAGCTGTATATTGCCGTGGGTATTTCCGGGGCCATCCAGCATCTGGCAGGCATGAAGGACTCCAAGGTGATCGTTGCGATCAACAAGGACGAGGAAGCGCCAATCTTCCAGGTTGCCGATTACGGCCTGGTAGCGGACTTGTTCGAAGCCGTTCCGGAGCTTGAAAAACTGGTCTGA
- a CDS encoding electron transfer flavoprotein subunit beta/FixA family protein, with translation MKVLVAVKRVVDYNVKVRVKADNSGVDLANVKMSMNPFCEIAVEEAVRLKEKGIASEIVVVTIGPATAQEQLRTALALGADRAILVEHAEELNALAVAKLLKAVVDKEQPQLVILGKQAIDSDNNQTGQMLAALSGYAQGTFASKVEVAGDKLNVTREVDDGLQTVGLTLPAIVTTDLRLNEPRYASLPNIMKAKKKPLESLTPEALGVSVTSTNTTLKVEAPATRSAGVKVKSVAELVEKLKNEAKVI, from the coding sequence ATGAAGGTTCTTGTAGCTGTCAAACGAGTGGTCGACTATAACGTCAAGGTTCGCGTCAAGGCGGACAACTCCGGCGTTGATCTTGCCAACGTCAAGATGTCGATGAATCCGTTCTGCGAAATCGCTGTTGAAGAAGCCGTTCGCCTGAAAGAGAAGGGCATCGCCAGCGAGATCGTCGTGGTCACCATCGGCCCGGCCACGGCCCAGGAGCAACTGCGCACTGCGCTGGCCCTGGGCGCCGACCGCGCCATTCTGGTCGAGCATGCCGAGGAGCTGAACGCGCTGGCAGTGGCCAAGCTGCTCAAGGCGGTCGTCGACAAGGAGCAGCCGCAACTGGTGATCCTGGGCAAGCAGGCGATCGACAGCGACAACAACCAGACTGGCCAGATGCTGGCTGCGCTGAGTGGCTACGCACAGGGCACTTTCGCGTCCAAGGTCGAAGTGGCGGGCGACAAGCTCAACGTCACCCGTGAAGTCGACGACGGGCTGCAAACCGTCGGCCTGACCCTGCCGGCCATCGTCACCACCGACCTGCGCCTGAACGAGCCGCGCTACGCGTCCTTGCCCAACATCATGAAGGCCAAGAAGAAGCCGCTCGAGTCGCTCACGCCCGAGGCGCTCGGTGTATCCGTGACTTCCACCAACACGACCCTCAAGGTCGAGGCTCCGGCGACTCGCAGTGCCGGCGTCAAGGTCAAGTCGGTAGCCGAACTGGTCGAAAAACTGAAGAACGAGGCGAAGGTAATCTAA
- a CDS encoding electron transfer flavoprotein-ubiquinone oxidoreductase, translated as MEREYMEFDVVVVGAGPAGLSAACRLKQKAADAGQEISVCVVEKGSEVGAHILSGAVFEPRALTELFPDWKALGAPLNTPVTRDDIFVLKNADSGTKIPNALVPQTMHNEGNYIISLGNLCRWLAQQAENLGVEIYPGFAAQEALIDETGVVRGIITGDLGVDREGKPKDGLYTPGMELRAKYTLFAEGCRGHIGKQLIERFKLDRDADAQHYGIGLKEIWEIDPAKHQPGLVVHTAGWPLDVMGTENTGGSFLYHVENNQVVVGLIVDLSYANPFLSPFDEFQRLKHHPVLKQYLEGGKRVSYGARAICKGGFNSLPKMVFAGGALIGCDLGTMNFSKIKGSHTAMKSGMLAAEAVADALFKGSEGGDVLDGYVSGFKASWLYEELFASRNFGAAIHKWGAIVGGAFNFVDQNLFKGKMPFTLHDNKPDYACMKLAADSKRIDYPKPDGKLSFDKLSSVFISGTNHEEEQPCHLKLKDPSIPIGKNLPLYDEPAQRYCPAGVYEVVTQEDGAKRFQINAQNCVHCKTCDIKDPSQNIVWVAPEGSGGPTYPNM; from the coding sequence GTGGAACGCGAATACATGGAATTCGACGTCGTCGTCGTCGGCGCAGGCCCAGCGGGCCTGTCCGCTGCATGCCGACTGAAGCAGAAAGCCGCCGACGCCGGACAGGAAATCAGCGTCTGCGTGGTTGAAAAAGGCTCCGAAGTCGGTGCTCACATCTTGTCCGGCGCTGTGTTCGAACCGCGAGCGCTCACCGAGCTGTTCCCGGACTGGAAAGCCTTGGGTGCACCCCTGAATACCCCTGTCACGCGCGACGATATCTTCGTACTGAAGAACGCCGACAGCGGCACCAAAATTCCCAATGCCCTCGTGCCCCAGACCATGCACAACGAAGGCAACTACATCATCTCCCTGGGCAACCTGTGCCGCTGGCTCGCCCAGCAGGCCGAAAACCTGGGTGTCGAGATCTATCCGGGGTTTGCCGCCCAAGAGGCGCTCATCGACGAAACAGGCGTCGTACGCGGCATCATCACCGGCGACCTGGGTGTCGATCGCGAAGGCAAGCCCAAGGACGGCCTGTATACCCCGGGCATGGAATTGCGCGCCAAATACACCTTGTTCGCCGAAGGCTGCCGTGGGCACATCGGCAAGCAACTGATCGAGCGTTTCAAACTCGACCGCGATGCCGACGCGCAGCATTACGGGATCGGGTTGAAAGAGATCTGGGAGATCGATCCCGCCAAACATCAGCCTGGTCTGGTCGTACACACCGCCGGCTGGCCATTGGACGTCATGGGCACCGAGAACACCGGCGGCTCGTTCCTCTATCACGTGGAGAACAATCAGGTGGTGGTTGGCCTGATCGTCGATCTGTCCTACGCCAACCCGTTCCTGTCTCCGTTCGACGAGTTCCAGCGCCTCAAGCATCACCCGGTCCTCAAGCAATACCTGGAAGGCGGCAAGCGCGTCAGCTACGGCGCCCGCGCTATCTGCAAGGGCGGCTTCAACTCGCTGCCCAAGATGGTCTTCGCCGGCGGCGCCCTGATCGGCTGCGACCTGGGCACCATGAACTTCTCCAAGATCAAGGGCAGCCACACCGCCATGAAGTCCGGCATGCTCGCCGCCGAAGCGGTGGCCGACGCGCTGTTCAAGGGCTCGGAGGGCGGAGACGTGCTCGACGGCTACGTGTCCGGCTTCAAGGCCAGCTGGCTCTACGAAGAGCTGTTCGCCAGCCGCAACTTCGGCGCGGCCATTCATAAATGGGGCGCCATCGTTGGCGGCGCGTTCAACTTCGTCGACCAGAACCTGTTCAAGGGCAAGATGCCCTTCACCCTGCACGACAACAAGCCTGACTACGCCTGCATGAAGCTGGCAGCGGACAGCAAGCGCATCGACTACCCCAAGCCTGATGGCAAGTTGAGCTTCGACAAACTCAGTTCGGTGTTCATCTCAGGCACCAACCATGAAGAAGAGCAGCCGTGCCACCTCAAGCTCAAGGATCCGAGCATTCCCATCGGCAAGAACCTGCCGCTGTACGACGAGCCCGCTCAGCGCTACTGTCCCGCCGGTGTCTATGAAGTGGTCACCCAGGAAGACGGTGCCAAGCGCTTCCAGATCAACGCGCAGAACTGCGTGCACTGCAAGACGTGCGACATCAAGGATCCTTCGCAGAACATCGTTTGGGTAGCACCCGAAGGCTCGGGCGGACCGACCTACCCGAACATGTAA
- a CDS encoding SDR family oxidoreductase, with product MPKTTMFDLDGRIALVSGASRGIGESIARLLAQQGAHVIVVSRKLEGCQRVADSINASGDQATAIACHIGETEQIQDLFARIRTLFGRLDILVNNAATNPQFGSVLDVDLGAFQKTVDVNVRGYFFMSVEAGKLMREHGGGSIINVASINGVSPGVFQGVYSMTKAAVINMTKAFAKECAGFNIRCNALLPGLTDTRFASALVGNQAILKTALAQIPLNRVAQPDEMAGAVLYLASSASSYTTGTVLNVDGGFLC from the coding sequence ATGCCCAAGACCACGATGTTCGACCTCGACGGCAGAATAGCGCTGGTCTCCGGCGCCAGCCGCGGGATCGGCGAGTCCATCGCTCGGCTGCTGGCGCAGCAGGGCGCGCATGTCATCGTCGTCAGTCGCAAGCTGGAAGGCTGCCAGCGCGTCGCCGACAGCATCAATGCAAGCGGCGACCAGGCTACCGCGATAGCCTGCCACATTGGCGAAACCGAGCAGATTCAGGACTTGTTCGCGCGCATCCGCACACTGTTTGGTCGGCTGGACATTCTGGTCAACAACGCCGCCACCAATCCCCAATTCGGCAGCGTCCTGGACGTCGACCTGGGCGCCTTTCAGAAGACCGTGGACGTCAACGTCCGCGGTTATTTCTTCATGTCGGTCGAAGCCGGCAAGTTGATGCGCGAACACGGTGGTGGCAGCATCATCAACGTGGCATCTATCAACGGCGTGTCACCTGGGGTGTTCCAGGGCGTCTACTCCATGACCAAGGCCGCGGTGATCAACATGACCAAGGCGTTCGCCAAGGAATGCGCCGGCTTCAACATCCGCTGCAACGCCTTGCTGCCAGGCCTGACCGATACCCGCTTCGCTTCTGCCCTGGTCGGGAACCAGGCCATCCTCAAGACCGCCCTCGCGCAGATTCCGCTCAATCGTGTTGCCCAACCGGACGAAATGGCCGGAGCGGTGCTGTACCTGGCCAGCTCGGCGTCCAGCTACACCACAGGTACGGTACTGAACGTGGACGGTGGCTTTCTCTGCTGA
- the mrdA gene encoding penicillin-binding protein 2 has protein sequence MPQPIPLKDHGKEQGLVNRRLLACALLVLALSLALVGRLYFLQVIEFAYNSTVSENNRVHVLPIPPERGVIYDRNGVVLADNRPSFNLTLTRERAGNTPEVLDEVVKVLELSDETRKQFDKDLKRARHPFEPVTLMYELNENQIARIAVNQFLLPGIDVEPQFVREYPRKEHFAHSVGYVGRINERESKTLDQTQYRGTQSVGKTGVEKFYESQLHGQVGYEEVETNAQGRVMRVLNHHDPVPGKNIVLSLDVHLQEAAEKALGDRRGAVVCIDPETGDVLAMVSKPSFDPNLFVTGISFKEYAALRDSIDRPLFNRVLRGLYAPGSTIKPEVAIAGLDTGAVTPQSRVFDPGYYELPNYEHKYRNWNRSGDGWVDMDAAIMRSNDTYFYDLAHKLGVDRMHDYMTRFGLGQKVSLDMFEEAPGLMPSQQWKRATRRQAWFPGETLILGIGQGYMQVTPLQLAQATTLIASKGVWRRPHLAETVGGLAPVDDNPIPNIVLRDNREWDQVNHGMQLVMHDPRGIARQAAAGAQYRIAGKSGTAQVVAIKQGERYNRLKTLERNRDNALFVGFAPADRPKIVVAVMIENGEAGGRVAGPVVREIMDAWLLDGEGHLKPKYAAPTKAPADPKV, from the coding sequence ATGCCCCAACCCATTCCTCTCAAAGACCATGGCAAGGAACAAGGCCTGGTCAATCGTCGGCTGCTTGCCTGCGCATTGCTGGTATTGGCATTGAGCCTTGCTCTGGTTGGGCGTCTGTATTTCCTGCAGGTCATCGAGTTCGCCTACAACTCCACGGTGTCCGAAAACAACCGGGTGCATGTGCTGCCCATCCCTCCCGAACGCGGTGTGATCTACGATCGCAATGGCGTGGTATTGGCCGATAACAGGCCCAGTTTCAACCTGACCCTGACGCGCGAGCGCGCTGGCAACACGCCTGAAGTGCTCGATGAGGTGGTGAAGGTGCTGGAGCTGAGCGATGAGACACGCAAGCAGTTCGACAAGGATCTCAAGCGAGCGCGCCATCCGTTCGAACCCGTCACCTTGATGTATGAATTGAACGAGAACCAGATTGCACGGATCGCGGTGAATCAATTCCTGCTGCCGGGCATCGATGTCGAACCTCAGTTCGTGCGTGAGTATCCGCGCAAGGAACACTTCGCCCATTCGGTGGGCTACGTGGGGCGGATCAACGAAAGGGAATCCAAGACCCTCGACCAGACGCAATACCGTGGCACGCAGTCGGTGGGCAAGACCGGTGTCGAGAAGTTCTACGAAAGCCAGTTGCATGGCCAGGTAGGCTATGAAGAGGTCGAGACCAATGCTCAAGGCCGGGTCATGCGGGTGCTCAACCACCATGATCCGGTGCCGGGCAAGAACATCGTGCTCAGCCTCGATGTGCATTTGCAGGAGGCTGCCGAGAAGGCGCTGGGTGACCGGCGCGGGGCGGTGGTGTGCATCGATCCGGAAACCGGCGACGTACTGGCCATGGTCAGCAAGCCGAGCTTCGACCCCAACCTGTTCGTGACGGGTATCAGCTTCAAGGAATACGCAGCACTGCGCGATTCCATCGACCGCCCACTGTTCAACCGCGTGCTGCGGGGCCTTTACGCACCCGGCTCGACCATCAAGCCGGAAGTGGCGATCGCCGGCTTGGACACCGGTGCGGTCACGCCCCAATCGCGAGTGTTCGACCCTGGCTACTACGAACTGCCCAACTACGAGCACAAATACCGCAACTGGAACCGCAGCGGCGATGGATGGGTGGACATGGATGCTGCCATCATGCGTTCCAACGACACCTATTTCTATGACCTGGCGCACAAGCTCGGTGTGGACCGCATGCACGATTACATGACGCGCTTCGGCCTGGGCCAGAAGGTGTCGCTGGACATGTTCGAGGAAGCGCCTGGCTTGATGCCGTCACAGCAGTGGAAGCGCGCGACCCGACGTCAGGCGTGGTTCCCCGGCGAGACGCTGATCCTTGGTATTGGCCAGGGCTACATGCAGGTCACACCGTTGCAACTGGCCCAGGCCACCACGCTGATCGCCAGCAAGGGCGTGTGGCGTCGGCCGCACCTGGCTGAAACCGTAGGCGGGCTGGCGCCGGTGGACGACAACCCGATCCCCAATATCGTGCTGCGTGACAACCGCGAATGGGATCAGGTCAACCACGGCATGCAATTGGTCATGCACGATCCGCGCGGCATCGCCCGTCAGGCGGCAGCCGGTGCGCAATATCGCATTGCTGGCAAGTCGGGTACGGCGCAAGTGGTGGCGATCAAGCAGGGCGAACGTTACAACCGCCTCAAGACCCTGGAGCGCAACCGCGACAATGCCTTGTTCGTGGGCTTTGCGCCGGCCGATCGGCCGAAGATCGTGGTGGCGGTGATGATCGAGAACGGCGAGGCCGGCGGGCGTGTGGCAGGCCCCGTGGTACGGGAGATCATGGATGCCTGGCTATTGGATGGCGAAGGGCATCTGAAGCCCAAATACGCAGCGCCTACCAAAGCGCCTGCGGACCCCAAGGTCTGA